From a single Oceanobacillus kimchii X50 genomic region:
- a CDS encoding DUF3006 domain-containing protein, producing MKGIIDRFEKNLAVILVEGQNKEYHIQKSDLPTNCSINSVVQIEERNGHIYITSDMPQEKQQQDKVTALRKALLNKENPSKLKRKK from the coding sequence TTGAAAGGAATCATTGATCGTTTTGAAAAAAACCTCGCTGTTATTCTCGTTGAAGGACAGAACAAAGAATATCATATCCAAAAATCTGATCTACCAACAAATTGCTCAATAAACTCAGTAGTGCAGATAGAGGAGAGAAATGGACACATATATATAACCTCTGATATGCCACAAGAAAAACAACAGCAAGATAAGGTAACTGCACTTCGTAAAGCACTACTTAACAAGGAAAATCCTAGTAAACTAAAACGAAAGAAATAA
- a CDS encoding alanine/glycine:cation symporter family protein encodes MLEVLQTIIDHVNNFLWEYVLIFVLIGLGLYYTIRTNFVQFRLFPEMFRVIGDKRSFDASGKKGTSSFQAFAISAASRVGTGNMAGVATAVALGGPGALFWMWIIALLGAASGFVESTLAQLYKEKDSNQYRGGPAYYIEKGMKKRWLGIVFAITITFTYGLVFNSVQSNTISLAFEGQFQIDPLWIAVILTTLVAVIIFGGLKSIANVSQVIVPFMAILYIVLALIILVMNIPAIPDMFALIFSNAFGIEQVAGGGFGAAIMMGIKRGLFSNEAGMGAAPNAAATAEVSHPVKQGLVQALGVFFDTILVCTATGFVILTAGGFAGSDDDGIQITQTAFTQTLGEWAGIFIAVAIFLFAFSSILGNYYYGENNIAYIRNTKIGLFIYRIAVLAMVVFGTLASFDMVWSLADVTMALLALINLYAITVLFKKANILLKDYVKQRKQGKDPVFYKDTLDDQTGIECWDREFHKNQ; translated from the coding sequence ATGTTGGAAGTACTTCAAACAATTATAGATCATGTAAATAATTTTTTATGGGAATACGTTTTAATCTTTGTGTTAATAGGTTTGGGGCTTTACTATACTATCAGAACAAATTTTGTTCAGTTTCGTTTGTTCCCTGAAATGTTTCGAGTTATTGGAGATAAGCGTTCCTTTGATGCTTCAGGGAAAAAAGGAACTAGTTCCTTTCAAGCATTTGCGATAAGTGCAGCATCTCGCGTTGGAACAGGAAATATGGCTGGTGTTGCAACCGCAGTTGCTTTAGGTGGACCAGGAGCATTATTTTGGATGTGGATTATTGCTCTTTTAGGTGCAGCATCTGGTTTTGTGGAAAGTACTCTTGCACAGCTTTATAAAGAAAAGGACTCTAATCAATATCGTGGTGGTCCAGCCTATTATATTGAAAAGGGCATGAAGAAACGTTGGCTCGGTATTGTATTTGCAATTACGATTACATTTACATATGGACTCGTATTTAATTCGGTACAATCCAATACAATTAGTTTAGCATTCGAAGGACAATTTCAAATTGATCCACTTTGGATAGCTGTTATATTAACTACACTCGTTGCCGTGATTATATTTGGTGGATTAAAGAGTATAGCTAATGTATCACAAGTTATTGTACCTTTTATGGCTATACTGTATATCGTCCTTGCTTTGATTATACTAGTAATGAATATTCCTGCTATTCCAGACATGTTTGCACTTATTTTTTCCAATGCATTCGGTATTGAACAAGTAGCTGGCGGTGGATTTGGTGCAGCAATTATGATGGGAATTAAACGTGGACTATTTTCTAATGAAGCAGGTATGGGGGCTGCTCCTAATGCTGCTGCAACTGCTGAAGTTAGCCATCCAGTTAAACAAGGGTTAGTTCAAGCATTAGGTGTATTTTTCGATACTATTCTAGTGTGTACAGCAACAGGATTTGTTATCTTAACTGCCGGAGGTTTTGCAGGTAGTGATGATGATGGCATACAAATTACACAAACTGCATTTACCCAGACTCTTGGAGAATGGGCAGGAATATTTATTGCCGTAGCAATTTTCTTATTTGCATTTAGTTCTATCCTCGGTAATTATTACTATGGAGAAAATAATATTGCATATATTCGTAATACGAAAATTGGGTTATTTATTTATCGTATTGCTGTTCTAGCAATGGTTGTCTTTGGAACGCTGGCTTCATTTGATATGGTATGGTCGTTGGCAGATGTAACGATGGCATTGTTAGCATTAATTAACTTGTATGCAATTACCGTCCTATTTAAAAAAGCAAATATTCTACTTAAAGACTATGTAAAACAGCGTAAACAAGGGAAAGATCCAGTGTTTTATAAAGATACTTTAGATGACCAAACTGGTATTGAATGTTGGGATCGAGAATTCCACAAGAACCAATAA
- a CDS encoding dipeptidase yields the protein MNLSSIFLLGILSILPGVSGADLWDHITKPFQLIHDIQEEQPVHEQSIVVDGHIDTMMNVLDENTWLPTLNIEEPTSLHIDIEKLKESGIDVGYFAAFTTDYGYTERNLSRTLALINALYWTVENNQESMTISPSLNEIKDTLANDKIAIVPTIEGGYSFSQENSKELVQQYKDLGIKAIGFNWNYSNILGEGADEVYLDGRSSSGGLTTTGEELVQEMNRLGMIVDVSHMSRSTFWDVIETTEAPIMATHSGVEELRSHQRNLTDEQLQALKENNGVVGIVFYPVFLSENNQATINDIVDHIDYVVDLIGINHVAIGSDFDGADLPSDMTDSTDLPLLTKELENRGYSNDDIRKILGENSLRVMNDVEEISEVENVASSSTANILPEFQMGDHINSSTPTFKATIEMDDSAQVEEVNIIVDGHRFKAEYDASSGEVSHTVTEKLTEYYHVITFEVVLNNGDTIRDTAIVYLDN from the coding sequence ATGAACCTTTCATCTATTTTTTTATTAGGAATCTTATCTATTTTACCAGGTGTAAGTGGTGCCGATTTATGGGATCACATAACCAAACCTTTCCAACTCATACATGATATTCAGGAAGAACAACCTGTTCATGAGCAATCTATTGTTGTTGATGGTCATATTGACACAATGATGAATGTTCTTGACGAAAATACATGGCTTCCAACTTTAAATATTGAAGAGCCGACATCGCTTCATATTGATATAGAAAAATTAAAAGAAAGTGGTATAGATGTAGGTTACTTTGCTGCATTTACAACAGATTACGGTTATACAGAAAGAAACTTAAGTAGAACATTAGCTTTAATAAATGCTTTGTACTGGACCGTTGAAAACAATCAGGAGTCCATGACTATCTCACCATCTCTCAATGAAATTAAAGATACACTTGCTAATGACAAAATTGCAATTGTACCAACTATAGAAGGCGGTTATTCTTTTTCACAAGAAAATAGTAAAGAACTTGTGCAACAGTATAAGGATCTTGGAATAAAAGCAATCGGATTTAATTGGAACTATTCAAACATTCTTGGTGAAGGAGCAGATGAAGTATACTTAGATGGACGTTCTTCTTCAGGCGGGTTAACGACAACAGGCGAAGAACTCGTTCAAGAAATGAATCGCCTAGGAATGATTGTAGATGTTTCTCATATGTCTAGAAGTACGTTTTGGGATGTGATCGAAACAACAGAAGCTCCTATTATGGCGACACATTCTGGTGTCGAAGAATTGAGAAGTCATCAAAGAAATCTAACTGATGAGCAATTACAAGCACTCAAAGAAAACAATGGCGTTGTTGGAATTGTATTTTATCCAGTATTTTTATCCGAAAATAACCAAGCTACTATCAATGATATTGTAGACCATATTGATTATGTCGTCGATTTAATAGGAATAAATCACGTTGCCATAGGTTCTGATTTTGATGGCGCAGATCTTCCTTCCGATATGACCGATAGTACTGACCTTCCCCTTCTGACTAAAGAATTGGAGAATAGAGGATATTCAAATGATGATATCCGAAAAATTCTTGGAGAAAATTCCTTAAGAGTAATGAATGATGTGGAAGAAATTTCAGAAGTTGAAAATGTTGCATCAAGTTCGACAGCTAATATTCTTCCTGAATTTCAAATGGGAGATCATATAAACTCTTCAACACCTACTTTCAAGGCAACCATTGAAATGGATGATTCCGCTCAAGTGGAAGAAGTTAATATTATTGTTGATGGACATAGATTTAAAGCAGAGTATGACGCAAGTTCTGGAGAGGTCTCTCATACAGTTACAGAAAAATTAACAGAATATTATCATGTCATCACCTTTGAAGTTGTATTAAATAATGGTGACACTATTCGAGATACTGCGATAGTATATTTAGATAATTAA
- the pdxT gene encoding pyridoxal 5'-phosphate synthase glutaminase subunit PdxT yields MFSPYRIGVLGLQGAISEHVSRLKELKQQPVVVKKPTDLHQLDGLIIPGGESTAIWKLIEENHLYEPIQNFATDGKAIFGTCAGLVLLSKETIGRDYTPTLQLMDITVERNGFGRQKDSFESNIQVQNMKESYHAVFIRAPYIDSVGEGVEVIAAYDDKIVAARQKNYLVCAFHPELTDDDRFLEMFINMISSSRNVNHV; encoded by the coding sequence ATGTTCAGTCCTTATCGTATAGGAGTATTAGGCTTACAAGGAGCGATTAGTGAACATGTAAGCCGATTAAAAGAATTAAAACAACAACCTGTAGTTGTCAAGAAACCAACGGATTTACATCAATTAGATGGCTTAATTATTCCTGGTGGAGAGAGTACAGCTATTTGGAAACTGATTGAAGAAAATCATTTATATGAACCTATACAGAACTTTGCAACTGACGGAAAAGCTATTTTTGGAACTTGTGCAGGATTAGTATTATTAAGTAAAGAAACGATTGGAAGGGATTATACTCCTACTTTGCAACTCATGGATATAACTGTTGAACGAAATGGATTTGGTAGACAAAAAGATAGTTTTGAATCTAATATCCAAGTCCAAAATATGAAAGAAAGCTATCATGCTGTATTTATCCGTGCACCGTATATCGATTCTGTTGGCGAAGGTGTAGAAGTAATAGCTGCATATGATGATAAAATCGTAGCTGCACGTCAAAAAAACTATCTTGTTTGTGCATTTCATCCCGAATTGACGGACGATGATCGTTTTTTGGAGATGTTTATAAATATGATTTCTTCAAGCAGAAACGTCAATCATGTTTAA
- a CDS encoding 5-bromo-4-chloroindolyl phosphate hydrolysis family protein → MRAVFQFFIQSMIGFSSMTAIWLVSFFIYSQTVLLTSLFAAIGGVVMYVSSKQLLEYRFVKRHGLKKKEYKYIDTNLKEAKQKISRMQKALFRVRSLQHARENLSIARTAQKIYSNARKEPARFYQAESFFYNHLDSLVELAEKYAYLYNQPSKSIEMQQSLKQTRHTLTELGGTIQKDLHVMLNEDLDTLDYELDVAKQSLNRTKK, encoded by the coding sequence ATGAGAGCAGTATTTCAATTTTTTATACAAAGTATGATTGGTTTTAGTAGTATGACAGCTATTTGGTTGGTTAGCTTTTTTATATATAGTCAAACCGTTTTATTAACTAGTTTATTTGCAGCGATTGGCGGAGTTGTAATGTATGTCTCTTCAAAACAACTTCTGGAGTATCGTTTTGTAAAACGACATGGTTTGAAAAAGAAAGAGTATAAATATATTGATACAAATCTAAAAGAAGCAAAGCAGAAAATATCTCGAATGCAAAAAGCATTGTTTCGAGTTCGTTCATTACAGCATGCACGTGAAAATTTATCCATTGCTCGAACAGCACAGAAAATTTATAGTAACGCTAGAAAAGAGCCAGCACGTTTTTACCAAGCAGAGTCATTCTTTTACAATCATCTTGACTCCCTTGTAGAATTAGCTGAAAAGTATGCTTATCTATATAATCAGCCTTCCAAATCTATAGAAATGCAACAGTCTCTAAAACAAACGAGGCATACGTTAACCGAATTGGGAGGGACGATTCAAAAGGATTTACATGTAATGCTTAATGAAGATCTGGACACTTTGGATTACGAATTAGATGTGGCAAAGCAATCTTTAAATAGGACGAAAAAATAG
- a CDS encoding nitric oxide synthase oxygenase — translation MTIEKVSQEAKLFLTQYCDETDKPHDYLAKRIAQVNSEIEKKGYYTQMYDEIVYGAKLAWRNSNRCIGRLFWERIEVVDARNVDTYEEVFEYLLSHIQLSFNHGRIKPYITIFRPEQDKKNIIKIWNHQLLRYAGYQTDEGIIGDPDSIEFTKICERLNWKGARTNFDILPLVVQIGDQHPQWMEIPNEIIPEIPIEHPDYPEIASLNLKWYAIPIISDMRLEIGGLDYIAAPFNGWYMGTEIGARNFADEYRYDMLPKIAEKMGINTKHESNLWRDRALVELNAAILYSFKKQGITITDHHTAAKQFEVFEKHEAAKGRDVTGKWTWLIPPVSPATTHIWHKPYRNDILKPNFFYQNKFYQPTSCPFH, via the coding sequence TTGACGATAGAAAAAGTTTCTCAAGAGGCAAAGTTGTTTTTGACACAATACTGTGATGAAACAGATAAGCCACATGACTATTTAGCTAAACGAATCGCTCAAGTCAACTCGGAAATAGAAAAAAAAGGATACTATACTCAAATGTACGACGAAATTGTCTATGGCGCTAAGTTAGCATGGCGAAATTCCAATCGATGTATTGGTAGACTTTTTTGGGAACGGATAGAAGTCGTTGATGCACGAAATGTTGACACTTACGAAGAAGTTTTTGAATACCTCCTCAGCCATATACAATTATCGTTCAACCACGGAAGAATCAAGCCATACATTACCATCTTCCGTCCAGAACAAGACAAGAAGAACATCATAAAAATTTGGAATCATCAACTATTAAGATATGCAGGTTATCAAACGGACGAAGGTATTATTGGAGATCCAGATTCCATTGAGTTCACAAAAATTTGTGAACGTTTGAATTGGAAAGGCGCACGCACAAATTTCGATATTCTACCACTCGTAGTACAAATTGGAGACCAACATCCACAATGGATGGAGATTCCAAATGAGATCATTCCAGAAATACCAATCGAACATCCTGATTATCCGGAGATAGCTTCTTTAAATTTAAAATGGTATGCTATTCCAATTATATCTGATATGCGTTTAGAAATTGGCGGGCTCGATTATATTGCAGCTCCATTCAATGGTTGGTATATGGGAACAGAAATTGGTGCCAGAAATTTTGCCGATGAATATCGTTATGATATGTTACCAAAGATTGCTGAAAAGATGGGAATTAATACCAAACATGAAAGTAATCTTTGGAGAGATCGAGCATTGGTAGAATTAAATGCTGCCATTCTTTACTCATTTAAAAAGCAAGGGATTACGATTACAGACCACCACACTGCAGCTAAACAATTCGAAGTTTTTGAAAAGCACGAGGCTGCCAAAGGTCGGGATGTCACAGGTAAGTGGACTTGGCTTATACCGCCTGTTTCTCCTGCAACTACACATATATGGCATAAACCCTATAGAAACGATATTTTAAAACCTAATTTCTTTTATCAAAATAAATTTTATCAACCAACATCTTGTCCCTTTCATTAA
- the pdxS gene encoding pyridoxal 5'-phosphate synthase lyase subunit PdxS: MERKLGTDRVKRGMAQMQKGGVIMDVVNSEQAKIAEQAGAVAVMALERVPSDIRAAGGVARMANPSLVEEIIQSVSIPVMAKARIGHIVEARVLESLGVDYIDESEVLTPADEVFHLNKSDYTVPFVCGCRDLGEAARRIGEGAAMLRTKGEPGTGNIVEAVRHMREVQAQVKKVVHMSKDELMTEAKNLGAPYEILLQIKENGRLPVVNFAAGGIATPADAALMMELGADGVFVGSGIFKSHHPEKFAHAIVQATTYYDDYERIAEVSKDLGEAMTGIDVHSLAADQRMQERGW; this comes from the coding sequence ATGGAAAGAAAACTTGGTACAGATCGAGTTAAAAGAGGGATGGCTCAAATGCAAAAAGGCGGAGTTATCATGGATGTCGTTAATAGTGAGCAGGCCAAGATTGCTGAGCAGGCAGGTGCGGTAGCTGTTATGGCTTTAGAACGCGTGCCATCAGATATTCGCGCTGCTGGAGGAGTGGCAAGGATGGCAAATCCAAGCTTAGTAGAAGAAATTATTCAGTCTGTCTCGATCCCTGTCATGGCGAAAGCACGAATAGGTCATATAGTAGAAGCAAGAGTATTAGAATCACTGGGAGTTGATTATATTGACGAAAGTGAAGTGCTAACTCCAGCAGATGAAGTATTCCATTTAAATAAGTCTGATTATACGGTGCCGTTTGTTTGTGGTTGCAGAGACTTGGGGGAAGCAGCTAGGAGAATTGGTGAAGGCGCAGCAATGCTACGTACAAAAGGAGAACCTGGTACTGGGAATATTGTTGAAGCGGTTCGTCATATGCGAGAAGTTCAAGCACAAGTCAAAAAAGTCGTTCATATGAGCAAAGATGAATTGATGACAGAGGCGAAAAATCTAGGAGCACCATATGAGATACTTCTACAAATTAAAGAAAATGGAAGATTACCAGTTGTTAATTTTGCAGCAGGAGGAATAGCTACACCAGCAGATGCTGCGTTGATGATGGAATTAGGGGCAGACGGTGTATTTGTTGGCTCTGGTATTTTTAAATCGCATCACCCTGAAAAGTTCGCCCATGCGATTGTCCAAGCAACTACTTATTATGATGATTATGAACGTATTGCAGAAGTATCGAAAGATCTAGGGGAAGCAATGACTGGTATCGATGTGCATTCTTTAGCTGCTGATCAGCGTATGCAAGAACGTGGCTGGTAA
- the coaW gene encoding type II pantothenate kinase, which translates to MKRIGIDAGGSLVKVAFEEKGKMHLKTYSSYKMDEVIQWLKTLSPYASFHITGGRTNQLNLEGYRVYTIPEFNAIVEGTSYLLHQERKLPQNNYLLVNIGTGTSIFYNENRISGTGIGGGLLTGLGKLLTNESDYNQLIQMAKQGDRTKSDLLVRDIYNDSISPIDETLTAANFGKVGFNHSGSKEDHIAALIQLIGETILLISNAAAQSVNTSQIVFIGGTLTNNQPLKEVLLHFQEKMNYTATFINNGGHAGAIGAMLST; encoded by the coding sequence GTGAAACGAATCGGGATCGATGCTGGAGGTTCGCTAGTAAAAGTAGCATTTGAAGAAAAAGGAAAAATGCATCTGAAGACATACTCATCTTATAAAATGGATGAAGTGATTCAGTGGTTAAAGACTTTATCTCCATATGCTTCATTCCATATAACCGGCGGAAGAACAAATCAATTAAATTTAGAAGGATATCGTGTCTATACGATTCCAGAATTTAATGCCATCGTTGAAGGAACATCCTATCTACTTCACCAAGAACGCAAACTACCACAAAACAACTATTTACTTGTGAATATTGGTACAGGTACTTCGATTTTTTATAATGAAAATCGTATTTCTGGAACAGGAATTGGAGGAGGTCTATTAACCGGACTCGGCAAACTATTAACAAATGAATCTGATTATAATCAACTTATCCAGATGGCAAAACAAGGTGACCGTACAAAAAGTGACTTGCTGGTCAGAGATATTTATAACGATTCGATTTCTCCTATCGATGAAACACTTACCGCTGCTAATTTTGGAAAAGTCGGATTTAATCATTCAGGTTCAAAAGAAGATCATATAGCTGCTCTAATACAATTAATAGGAGAAACAATACTTTTGATATCCAATGCAGCTGCACAATCAGTAAATACGAGCCAGATTGTTTTTATTGGCGGAACACTAACAAATAACCAACCATTAAAAGAAGTATTGCTTCATTTCCAAGAAAAAATGAACTATACCGCCACCTTTATAAATAACGGAGGTCATGCTGGAGCAATTGGGGCCATGCTATCTACCTAA
- a CDS encoding CsbD family protein → MSDGMKDKAKAIGNKVKGEAKDQWGSATDDSQRKAEGKRDKAKGEAQDTIADVKNKNK, encoded by the coding sequence ATGAGTGATGGTATGAAAGATAAAGCGAAAGCAATTGGAAATAAAGTTAAAGGTGAAGCAAAGGATCAATGGGGAAGTGCAACAGATGATTCCCAACGAAAAGCAGAAGGTAAACGTGATAAAGCGAAAGGTGAAGCTCAAGACACGATTGCTGATGTAAAGAATAAGAATAAGTAA
- a CDS encoding PLP-dependent aminotransferase family protein, producing MEMLSIHLDRSLGTPLYEQIYMYIKQEIINSHLSYGEKLPSKRKLSEFLEVSQNTIESAFDQLIAEGFIESIPRKGYFVLAQGDLEYIYQEKHTTSTENTSENEIKYDFYPSRIDTEAFPFDQWKKYAKQMIDKQYHQLLLLGDAQGDVELREEIANYLYHARGIRCDRDSIIIGAGVEILLQQLISLFSKETLFGIEDPGYQLILHIVKHFGHQAFPLEMDDQGIMMEELEKADPSLIYVTPSHHFPYGSVLSINRRNQLLQWAGNKQQRYIIEDDYDSEFRYTGKTIPPLKSMDANDRVIYLGSFSKSLIPSLRVSYMILPKQLLRFFNDKLSFYHSTVSRIDQQVLAQFMKNGDFEKHLNRMRKIYRRKLELVLELIRPYHPIIQLVGEQSGLHIVCEVKNGKSAQEILDNANKANLKVYPITAYTATDWSTEYPQFIIGFAGIPYKHLQHAIESFLDICLSK from the coding sequence ATGGAAATGCTCAGTATACATTTGGATAGATCCCTAGGTACTCCATTATACGAACAAATATATATGTATATAAAACAGGAAATAATCAATTCTCATCTTTCATACGGAGAAAAGTTACCGTCCAAACGTAAATTATCAGAATTTCTTGAGGTCAGTCAGAATACAATTGAATCTGCATTTGATCAACTTATAGCTGAAGGATTTATTGAATCGATACCACGAAAAGGATATTTTGTATTGGCCCAGGGAGATTTAGAATATATTTATCAAGAGAAACACACTACTTCCACAGAAAATACTTCTGAAAATGAAATCAAATATGATTTTTACCCAAGTCGCATTGATACAGAAGCTTTTCCATTCGATCAGTGGAAGAAGTATGCAAAACAAATGATTGATAAACAATATCATCAACTATTATTACTAGGAGATGCACAAGGAGATGTTGAATTAAGAGAAGAAATTGCAAACTATCTTTATCACGCAAGAGGTATCCGTTGTGACCGTGATTCCATTATCATTGGTGCTGGTGTCGAAATATTATTACAGCAACTAATTTCTTTGTTCTCAAAAGAAACGTTATTTGGTATCGAAGACCCTGGTTACCAGCTGATTTTACATATTGTAAAACATTTTGGTCATCAAGCTTTTCCATTAGAAATGGATGATCAGGGGATTATGATGGAGGAATTGGAAAAAGCAGATCCATCATTAATATATGTAACCCCTTCTCATCATTTTCCATATGGATCTGTGCTATCTATTAATCGCAGAAATCAATTACTTCAGTGGGCAGGAAACAAACAGCAACGTTATATTATCGAAGATGACTATGATAGTGAATTTCGTTATACAGGAAAAACAATCCCGCCGCTGAAAAGTATGGATGCGAATGATCGTGTCATTTATTTAGGTTCCTTTTCGAAATCCTTAATCCCTTCACTGAGAGTAAGCTATATGATTTTGCCAAAACAGCTATTGCGTTTCTTCAACGACAAGCTTTCGTTCTATCATTCCACTGTCTCCAGAATCGATCAACAAGTACTTGCACAATTTATGAAGAATGGAGATTTTGAAAAACATCTCAATCGAATGCGAAAAATATATCGAAGAAAGTTGGAATTAGTTCTCGAACTTATAAGGCCTTACCATCCTATTATTCAGCTTGTTGGTGAACAATCTGGATTACATATTGTTTGTGAGGTAAAAAATGGGAAATCGGCACAGGAAATACTAGACAATGCAAATAAAGCTAATCTAAAGGTCTATCCGATTACAGCTTACACTGCTACGGATTGGTCAACGGAATATCCACAATTCATTATCGGATTTGCAGGGATACCATATAAACATTTACAACATGCGATTGAATCATTTTTAGACATCTGCCTGTCAAAGTAG
- a CDS encoding Bax inhibitor-1/YccA family protein → MNKQEIIQRILIVFTLTLAVACIGIYMGQFIPQQWMLSLLIIEIIMLIAAVLLRRWGRIGYIFLFSFVIITGITMFPAIYYYLSEIGAIVVLFVFLLTLMIFTILGIVGWVLEKDLSFMGSTLFIILLVLIAFSIFNWFVPQSDTVLVIVACVSAGLFSVYIVYDFNQIKHRALTAKDVPSAVLSLYLDFVNLFLDLLRIVAYVFKRRG, encoded by the coding sequence ATGAATAAACAAGAAATTATACAACGCATACTCATTGTATTCACGTTAACGTTAGCTGTAGCGTGTATAGGTATTTACATGGGACAATTCATACCTCAACAATGGATGCTGTCACTACTGATTATTGAAATTATCATGTTAATAGCTGCTGTACTTTTACGACGTTGGGGCCGAATTGGTTATATATTCTTATTTTCATTTGTGATAATAACCGGAATAACCATGTTTCCAGCAATTTACTATTATCTAAGTGAGATAGGTGCTATCGTTGTTTTATTTGTGTTTTTGTTAACTTTAATGATTTTTACCATTTTAGGAATAGTTGGCTGGGTATTAGAGAAAGATTTGTCTTTTATGGGTTCTACATTATTTATAATTTTACTTGTACTGATTGCTTTTAGCATATTTAATTGGTTTGTTCCACAATCTGATACAGTATTAGTAATCGTGGCTTGTGTTTCTGCTGGGCTATTTTCGGTATATATCGTTTATGACTTTAACCAAATCAAACATCGAGCATTAACCGCAAAAGATGTTCCAAGTGCAGTATTGAGCTTATACCTTGATTTTGTTAACCTTTTCCTCGACTTATTACGAATTGTAGCTTATGTTTTCAAAAGAAGAGGTTAA
- a CDS encoding MBL fold metallo-hydrolase, with protein sequence MRKKIVLVLSILLFLIGCGDTHTSEANNSSNLPIENGNLKVHFIDVKQADATLFSFISEDENYAVLFDTGDWQGVEVVPYLQEQNISHLDLVIISHPDADHIGQLTDVIENIQVDEVWMSGNESTSQTYLDAMEAILDQDITYQEPRTGEEYTIGPLDIEILYPETISGKSNEESVSIRLDYDEVSFVLTGDAGKQEELEMIESTESLDSTVLHLGHHGSDTSSDADFVREVNPELAIYSAGQNNSYGHPSEEVIRLLNNKDIEWYGTDVNGTIIVETDGQEYSVQMERSHDNSKSECVNINESTIEDLQEIVHIGSSRAEQMVDERPFESLQELDVIEGIGPSRIADIEEQGIICSL encoded by the coding sequence TTGAGAAAAAAAATAGTTCTAGTCTTATCAATCTTATTATTTCTGATTGGCTGTGGAGATACTCATACATCTGAAGCCAATAACTCTTCTAATTTACCTATAGAAAATGGAAACTTAAAAGTACACTTTATTGATGTTAAACAAGCTGATGCAACTCTATTTTCCTTTATTAGTGAAGATGAAAATTATGCTGTTCTGTTTGATACCGGAGATTGGCAAGGAGTTGAAGTAGTTCCTTATCTACAGGAACAAAATATATCTCATCTTGATCTTGTCATTATCAGTCACCCAGATGCGGATCATATCGGACAATTAACAGATGTAATTGAAAATATTCAAGTCGATGAAGTATGGATGTCTGGAAATGAAAGTACTTCCCAAACTTATTTAGATGCAATGGAAGCTATATTAGATCAAGATATTACCTATCAAGAACCCCGTACTGGTGAAGAGTACACAATAGGACCACTTGATATAGAGATATTATATCCAGAAACCATTTCAGGTAAATCTAACGAAGAATCCGTATCAATTCGATTGGATTACGATGAGGTTTCCTTTGTACTTACTGGAGACGCCGGTAAACAAGAAGAACTTGAAATGATAGAATCAACCGAGTCACTAGATAGCACGGTCTTACATCTTGGTCATCATGGTTCTGATACTTCCTCAGATGCTGATTTTGTAAGAGAAGTCAATCCAGAGTTAGCCATTTATAGTGCGGGTCAAAATAATTCATATGGGCATCCGAGTGAAGAAGTAATTCGACTATTAAATAATAAGGATATTGAATGGTATGGCACTGATGTCAATGGTACGATTATTGTTGAAACAGACGGACAAGAATACTCCGTACAAATGGAACGTTCTCATGATAATTCTAAATCTGAATGTGTAAATATTAATGAGAGCACAATAGAAGATCTTCAAGAAATAGTTCATATTGGATCTTCCCGAGCAGAACAAATGGTAGACGAGCGTCCGTTTGAATCACTTCAAGAACTTGATGTCATAGAAGGAATTGGTCCAAGTCGAATTGCAGATATTGAAGAACAAGGAATCATTTGTAGTTTATAA